GCACCCCGGACGGTGTCGTCCCGGCCGGGACCAGCCGACCGCACATGCTGCGCGGCTTGGCCGAGGCCGACGTCGTCGCCGTCGTGCCACGCTCGGGCATCGCACCCGGCGAGCGGCTGGACGTGCTGCCCCGCGTTTGGTGAGTACCGTCGGAGTCGTGGACGCGACGATCTATCACCATCCCCGCTGCACGACCTCACGCAAGACGCTCGATCGGATCCGCGAGGCCGGGATCGAGCCGACCATCGTGAAGTACGTGGACGAGGGCTGGACCGAGCAGCAGCTGCGCGACCTGTTCGCCGCCGCCGGGCTCACCCCGGCCCAGGCCGTCCGCAAGCGCGACCCGCACTACGCCGAGCTCGGCCTCGCCGACGCCACCGACGAGCAGATCCTCGCGGCGATGGTGGAGCATCCCGTGCTCGTCGAGCGGCCCTTCGTCGTCACCGACAAGGGCACACGTCTGGCCCGACCGATCGAGTCGGTCGACGAGATCCTCTGACGTCATGCGGCCACGCGTCGGTAGCGGCGGTTGCGCTGCCACTGGCCGTGCAGCCTGAACTCGGGAGTGCCGTCGTCGGTGCTGAACCTGATCGCGATGTGGGCGTCGTGGACGCGGTGATGGTGGTGTGAGCAGAGCAGGACCCCGGTGTCGAGGTTCGTCTGGCCGTGTTCGCTCCAGGGGATCGCGTGGTGGGCCTCGGTCCAGCCCGGTGGCCGGTCGCACTGCGGGAATGCGCAGCCCTGGTCGCGTTGCGCGAGGGCGATCCTTTGGGCCGCCGTGTGGTGGCGTTTGACTCGGCCCTCGTCGAGCACCTGGCTGGCCCCGTTCATCACGACCGGGAGGATCCCGGCGCCGCAGGCGAGATTGCGGAGCTGGCCCGCGCTGACCGTGGTGCCGAACTCGGTGACGCCGGCCCGGTCGGTCTCACCGCGCAGGGTCTTCTCGTCGACCGTGACCACGAGCGTGGCGGCGACGCCTCCGTGGTTGCCGTACCCCTCGCGCGGCAGGTGGCGCACGATCTCGGCGAACGCCTCGCCGGCTTTCTCGCGCGGCTCCAGGTGCGGGTCCTCGACGCCGGTCTCGGTGAGGGCGCGGCGGCGCGGGCTGGTCTTGGACTCGACCACGGCGCGCAGCATGTCCGCGGTGACCGCGTCCGTCTTCCCGCCGAACGGGACCAGGCCGGTGGTCTCGTCGGGCCGGCCGATCCAGAACTCCCGCAGCTGACGCTGGGCGGACTCGTCCCTCTGGAGTTGGCTGTTCTCGATCCGGTCGGCGCGTTCGACGTCGACCACCTCGACGGCCCGGCGGGCCTTGCGGCGGAGTTGCTCCGCGGTCATCACTTGCGCCGCGGCGACCATGTCCTGCTCGACCTGATCGCGTTGCTGCGCCGTCAGTCCGGTAGGCAACGTGTCGAGCGCGTCGGTCACGATCGCGGCCTTGGCCGTCGACATGCCCGGCGCCGCCATCGCGTCCTTCACCCGGGGCGCCGCCTCGATCCGATGCGCCAGACGAATCTCCCGCGCCGCCTCGCGCCGCGTGACACCAGACCCCGTGGCCACGAGCGCGGTCAGGTTCGGTGCGTCCGTGGCGCGGTGGGCATCCCTCTGGTCCGCCGCAGCGAGCAGCGCCATCCTGAGCGCACCGACCTCGCGCTCGAGGGAGTGGAGGGCAACCGTCTCGGCCGCCAACTGTTCGGGACTCAGCGAACCCAGGTCGCGCGAGCGCGCTTCAGCCAGGAACCGCTGCCCCGATCTGAGCCCACCGACGACGTCCACGCATCCCCCGATCCGTTTCGAACTGATGTGCCAAGTCTAGCGTATTGGGCCCAACATAACAAGCATCGGGTGCCACCGATTCCGGACCCGTCGCGCCGCTTCGGAGCCGGCGCGCCATACTGGCCCCGACCCTGACTCCCACGGAAGTGAGTTCCCGTGCGCAATCCCCGTGCCTTCCTGCGTCCGCTCGCCGTCGGCGCCCCGAAGCCCAGCTCCGACGTCCCGTTCCGCCCGAGCCGGATGATCCACTTCTTCGACCCGAGCAACGAGAAGATGGCCGCGAAGGTGCCGGACATCGCGAAGAAGGTCGACATCATCCTCGGCAACCTCGAGGACGCAGTGAAGACCGAGAAGAAGGAAGCCGCGCGCCAGGGCCTGGTCGACATCGCGAAGGCGACCGAGTTCGGCGACACCCAGCTGTGGACTCGCGTGAACAGCCTCGACTCCCCGTGGGTCCTCGACGACATCATCACCCTCGTCACCGAGATCGGCGACAAGCTCGACGTCATCATGGTGCCGAAGGTCGAGGGCGCCCAGGACATCCACTACGTCGATCGCCTGCTGGCCCAGCTCGAGGCCCGCGCCGGCCTCGACCACCAGATCCTCGTGCACGCCATCCTCGAGACCGCCGAGGGCGTCGCCAACGTCGAGGAGATCGCCGCGGCCAGCCCGCGCATGCAGGGCATCAGCCTCGGCCCGGCCGACCTGGCCGCCAGCCGCCGCATGAAGACCACCCGCGTCGGCGGCGGGCACCCCGGCTACATCGTGCGCCAGGACCCGACCGGCGAGGACCTCACCGTCGGCCGCACCACGTACCAGCAGGACCTGTGGCACTACACGATCGCGCGCATGGTCGACGCCTGCGCGATGAACGACATCCTCCCGTTCTACGGCCCGTTCGGTGACATCAAGGACGTCGTCGCGTGCGAGGACCAGTTCCGCAACGCCTTCCTGCTCGGCTGCGTCGGCGCGTGGAGCCTGCACCCCGTGCAGATCGACATCGCCAAGAAGGTCTTCTCCCCCAGCCCCGAGGACGTCGCGCACGCGAAGCGCGTCGTCGAGGCGATGGGCGACGGCTCCGGTGCCGTGATGATCGACGGGAAGATGGAGGACGACGCCTCCTGCAAGCAGTGCCTCGTCATGCTCGACCTGGCCCGGTCCCTGGCCGAGCGCGATCCCGACCTGGCCACGGCCTACGACCTCTGAGGAGCCTGAGATGACGCAGATCCGCCCCCGCCGTTCCGTCCTCTACATGCCGGGCGCCAACGAGCGCGCACTGGAGAAGGCCAAGTCGATCGACGCCGACGCGCTGATCCTCGATCTCGAGGACTCGGTCTCGCCCGACGCGAAGGACACCGGCCGCGCCAACGTGTGCGCCGCCGTGACCTCGGGCGAGTACGGCCACCGTGAGCTCGCCATCCGGGTGAACTCGATCGGCACGCAGTGGCACGACGACGACATCGCCGCCGCCGCCAAGGCCGGCCCGGACGCGATCCTGGTGCCCAAGGTCGAGTCGGCCGAGCAGGTGCGCGAACTCGTCGCCGCCATCGAGGCCGCCGGCGCGCCGGAGTCCACGCAGCTGTGGGCCATGATCGAGACGCCGAAGGCGCTACTGCACGCCGAGGAGATCGCCGCCGCGCACGAGCGCCTCACGGTGATCGTCATGGGCACGAACGACATCGTCAACGAGACGTACGGCCTGCACGTGCCCGGGCGCAACGCCCTCGTCCTCACGTCCCTCGCGTGGACGCTGCTGGCCGTCCGCGCCGCGGGCAAGGTCGTCATCGACGGCGTCTACAACGACGTCAAGGACGCCGAGGGCTTCGCCGCCGAGGCCCGCCAGGGCCGCGAGATGGGCTTCGACGGCAAGACGCTCATCCACCCTTCGCAGGTCGAGCCGGCCAACGAGGCGTTCGCGCCGAGCGCGGCCGACGTCGAGCGCGCCGAGGGCATGATCGCCGCCTTCGACGAGGCCGCCGCCGAGAACAAGGGCGTCGCCACGTACAACGGCAAGATGATCGAGGAGCTGCACATCCGCGACGCGAAGCGGATCCTGGCCTACGCCGAGGCCTTGCAGGGTCGCTGAGACGTGATCGAGTAGCCGCCGAGCCTGCGAGGCGGCGTATCGAGATCACGTGACGTGGTCTCGATACGCCGCTCGCTGCGCTCGCCAGCTACTCGACCGGCGGTTTTCACCGGTTCGCGCGAATGCCCCAGACTTGGCTGTAGACGGCTGACGCCTGGCGCTCAGCGCGTCGGCGCTGCCTGATCCGTTCCAGGACCACGATTCGATCGAGGTCGGCGCGCGGTCGCGGCTGACTCTTGAACTCGAACAACGACATGGAGGTCACCTCCTCTCCCGTGGTCGCCTCCGCGTGGACGGTCCCGGGGTTCGGGACTGTGGTCGGGGCAGTGGTGTTCGCGGGCATGAGGTGGGTGAGAGTCGTGGTCATGACGCGCCTCCTTTCTGATTCGTGGGATGGGTGGGCAAAAGAAGAGCCGCTCCGGACGAGCGTCCGAAGCGGCTGGTGATACGTGTCGACAGAATCGACTAGGTCAGCAACACAACGGAGCGACGCCCGGGGGCGTTCGTGAGCGCGAAGAACTTGGTCATCGGGGCTCACCTCCTGCTGTGTGCTGTGTCACTCCGATCGAAGCGACTCATCGAAGATAGTGGACTCAGTCGTCCTCTGTCGAGGTCTCTTCGGCGTGTTTCTGCGAATCTTCTTCCGGACTGAGTAGTCCGAGACGTCGACGCAGCTCCTCGAGCAGGTGGCGCGGCTCCATCAGTCCACGTCCAGGAGGTCATCCAGGGCGCTGCGCGGCACTCCCCCGGCCATCAGCAGATCGGCTGCCAGCGACCGGACCTGGGCGGCGATCGAGGCGGTGTTGACCGTGAGCCGGTCGCCCATCGCGTGCATCGCCAGGTCGGAGGCGTGGACCAGCCGCTCGTTCGCCCGCTCCAGGTCCACGGCCGAGGCGAACTCGTCGGCGTAGATCCGCACGGCGGTCACGAGGGTCTCCACGGATTCGGTCAGACGCTCGGGCGCCCGCTCCCCGTGGCGCAGCATGGAGGCGACGCGGCGAGCCAGCACCCGCGCGTCGCGCAGGGCGTTGTCCAGGTCGTTGACGCTTCCGGCGTAGCGAGCGACGTCGGCGCGCTGGTTCCAGCGCATGGGTGCGAGGCGGGCGATCTCGCTGACATTCGTGGCCGTGGCCTGCAGCGACTCGATGACGGGCTGGGTCTCGCGAGCCTCGGTGAGTGCCTTCTCGGCGACCGCGACGTCGTGCGTGCGCATCGCGTCGCCGACGTGCGCCAGCACCTCGGCCAGTCCGGCCAGCAGCTTCTGCAGGCTCTCGTCGATGTCGCGCTTCGTGTTGCGCGGCAGCGCGAGCATCATCGCGAACCCGCACAGGCCGCCGACGAGGGCGTCGATGAAGCGCGTCATGGCCGGGTTCGACGCGCCGGCCAACGGGACCACCGCCGCGAGCAGGAGGCCGGAGTTGATCGCCTGCGTGAGCGCCATCCCGGTGAGGTTGAACAGCATCGCGACCACCGCGGTCAGCGAGGCGACGAGCGCGATCTGCCAGGTGCCGCGACCGATGGCCAGGATCAGCAGCTCCCCGACGAGCACGCCGAAGGCGACTCCGAGCACCAGCTCGAAGACCACGCGCTGGCGTCGCCCGGCTCCGGCCGTCATCGCGATGACGGCGGCGATCGGGGCGAAGAATGCCTGCGTGTGCCCGAAGGCGTAGGTGGCGATCGCGTAGGACCCGCCGGTGGCCACCGCGAGACGCAGCAGCAGCCGCCAGCTGTGACGGACGCGCTCGAGGCGGTCGCGCACCGAGACGTCGGAGTGGGGCAGGCGCAACCGGCGGAACGGGAGCCGGTCGCTGGTGGTCACAGGTACAGGCCGGTCTGGCCCTCGTCGATGCGCGGGGACGCGACGGCGTGCAGGTCGCGCTCGCGCAGCAGGATGAAGCTCTCGCCGCGGACCTCGACCTCGGCACGGTCCTCCGGGTCGAACAGCACCCGGTCGCCGACCTCGACCGCGCGGACCTGGGACCCGACGGCCTCGACGCGGGCCCACCCGAGCCGGCGACCCATCGCCGCGGTGGCGGGGATGACGATGCCGCCGGACGAGCGGCGGTCGCCGGCCTCCGTGTCGAGCGCGACCAGGAGCCGGTCGTGCAGCATGCGGATCGGGAGCTTGGCGTCCATCACTTCAGGAGTCGACGCAGCAACGCGAAGCCGGCGATCGTGCCGACCGTGCCGACGACCACCGGGACGATGTGCTCGAATCGCGGTCCGGTCTGCTCGTCGACGAAGTACTCCTTGACGCGCTGCACCTGTCGCTTGGCGACGTTGCCGGGCTTGACCCGGTCGACGAGCTCGTCGATGTTGCCGCTCAACCGCGTGAGCAGCACCTCGAGCTCATCGACGATCACGTCGGGGGACGTCTGGGCGGGGTCCGGATTTCCTCGTGCCACGGGAGTCCTCTCGATCGGTGCGGGATGCCTTGTCAGGATAGTGCCCATGACGACGCGACTGCAGCCCGGCGATCCGGCACCCGATTTCACCCTCCCCACCGATGACGGGAGGTCGGTGACCCTCTCCGACCTGCGCGGACGTCGCGTGATCGTCTACTTCTACCCCGCCGCGATGACGCCGGGATGCACGAAGCAGGCCTGTGACTTCAGCGACTCGATCGACCGCCTGCAGGCCGAGGGCTTCGAGGTCCTGGGCATCAGCCCCGACCAGCCCGAGAAGCTGGCGAAGTTCCGCGAGCGCGACGGCCTGGGCATCACGCTGCTGTCCGACCCGGACAAGCAGGTGCTCGGTGCGTACGGGGCGTTCGGCGAGAAGAAGCTCTACGGCAAGGTCGTCCAGGGCGTCATCCGCTCGACCTTCGTGATCGATGCCGAGGGCGTCGTCGAGGTGGCGCAGTACAACGTCAAGGCCACCGGGCACGTCGCGAAGCTGCGACGCGACCTGGGTCTCGACGCCGCCTGAGGCGTCGCCCGCCCCGGCCCTACGCTGGGGCCAGTTGCCGGTGTGGCGGAATGGTAGACGCGCCAGGTTTAGGTCCTGGTGTCCTCACGGGCGTGCAGGTTCAAGTCCTGTCACCGGCACGGAGCGGACGTCCCCGTTGACGACGTAGTTAAGGCTTGCCTTACCATCGTCGTATGAAATCCACCGGGGGGCGGACCGCCCTCGTCACGGGCGCCGCGTCGGGCATCGGACGCGCCGTCGCCGAGCGGCTCGACTCCGCCGGCTGGACGCTCGGGCTGATCGACCTCGACGCCGAAGGTCTCGCCCGGACGACCGCCGGCCTGGACGCGGCCCACGCCGAGGTGGCCGACGTCCGCTCGGCCGACGAGGTGGGTCGCGCCGTCACGGCGATCACCGACGCTCTCGGCCCGCTGGACGCGCTGGCGTGCGCCGCCGGCGTGCTCGTCCCGGGTGGCCTGCGCGACACGACCGCCGCCGACTGGCAGCGACACTTCGACGTCAACACCACGGGCGTCCTGCACTGCCTGCAGGCAGCGGAGCCGCACCTGAACGACGGCGGCGCCGTCGCGGTGGTGGGCTCGAACGCGGCCCGCGTGCCGCGCACCGGCATGCTCGCGTACTCGGCGTCGAAGGCGGCCACCGCGGCCCTCGTGCGCGCCGCCGGACTCGAGCTCGCCGCGCGCGGGATCCGCTGCAACGTCGTCGAGCCCGGCTCCACCGACACGGCCATGCAGCGCGACCTGTGGCCCGACCCCGAGGCCGGCCGGCGGGCCGCCCTCGATGGCGATCCGGGCACCTACCGCGTGGGCATCCCGCTGCGACGCATCGCCGACCCCGACGACGTCGCCGCCCTCGTGGCGTTCCTCGTCTCGCCCGACGCCCGCCACATC
This genomic interval from Aeromicrobium choanae contains the following:
- the arsC gene encoding arsenate reductase (glutaredoxin) (This arsenate reductase requires both glutathione and glutaredoxin to convert arsenate to arsenite, after which the efflux transporter formed by ArsA and ArsB can extrude the arsenite from the cell, providing resistance.) — translated: MDATIYHHPRCTTSRKTLDRIREAGIEPTIVKYVDEGWTEQQLRDLFAAAGLTPAQAVRKRDPHYAELGLADATDEQILAAMVEHPVLVERPFVVTDKGTRLARPIESVDEIL
- a CDS encoding HNH endonuclease signature motif containing protein, with product MDVVGGLRSGQRFLAEARSRDLGSLSPEQLAAETVALHSLEREVGALRMALLAAADQRDAHRATDAPNLTALVATGSGVTRREAAREIRLAHRIEAAPRVKDAMAAPGMSTAKAAIVTDALDTLPTGLTAQQRDQVEQDMVAAAQVMTAEQLRRKARRAVEVVDVERADRIENSQLQRDESAQRQLREFWIGRPDETTGLVPFGGKTDAVTADMLRAVVESKTSPRRRALTETGVEDPHLEPREKAGEAFAEIVRHLPREGYGNHGGVAATLVVTVDEKTLRGETDRAGVTEFGTTVSAGQLRNLACGAGILPVVMNGASQVLDEGRVKRHHTAAQRIALAQRDQGCAFPQCDRPPGWTEAHHAIPWSEHGQTNLDTGVLLCSHHHHRVHDAHIAIRFSTDDGTPEFRLHGQWQRNRRYRRVAA
- a CDS encoding HpcH/HpaI aldolase/citrate lyase family protein codes for the protein MRNPRAFLRPLAVGAPKPSSDVPFRPSRMIHFFDPSNEKMAAKVPDIAKKVDIILGNLEDAVKTEKKEAARQGLVDIAKATEFGDTQLWTRVNSLDSPWVLDDIITLVTEIGDKLDVIMVPKVEGAQDIHYVDRLLAQLEARAGLDHQILVHAILETAEGVANVEEIAAASPRMQGISLGPADLAASRRMKTTRVGGGHPGYIVRQDPTGEDLTVGRTTYQQDLWHYTIARMVDACAMNDILPFYGPFGDIKDVVACEDQFRNAFLLGCVGAWSLHPVQIDIAKKVFSPSPEDVAHAKRVVEAMGDGSGAVMIDGKMEDDASCKQCLVMLDLARSLAERDPDLATAYDL
- a CDS encoding HpcH/HpaI aldolase/citrate lyase family protein; the encoded protein is MTQIRPRRSVLYMPGANERALEKAKSIDADALILDLEDSVSPDAKDTGRANVCAAVTSGEYGHRELAIRVNSIGTQWHDDDIAAAAKAGPDAILVPKVESAEQVRELVAAIEAAGAPESTQLWAMIETPKALLHAEEIAAAHERLTVIVMGTNDIVNETYGLHVPGRNALVLTSLAWTLLAVRAAGKVVIDGVYNDVKDAEGFAAEARQGREMGFDGKTLIHPSQVEPANEAFAPSAADVERAEGMIAAFDEAAAENKGVATYNGKMIEELHIRDAKRILAYAEALQGR
- a CDS encoding FUSC family protein translates to MTTSDRLPFRRLRLPHSDVSVRDRLERVRHSWRLLLRLAVATGGSYAIATYAFGHTQAFFAPIAAVIAMTAGAGRRQRVVFELVLGVAFGVLVGELLILAIGRGTWQIALVASLTAVVAMLFNLTGMALTQAINSGLLLAAVVPLAGASNPAMTRFIDALVGGLCGFAMMLALPRNTKRDIDESLQKLLAGLAEVLAHVGDAMRTHDVAVAEKALTEARETQPVIESLQATATNVSEIARLAPMRWNQRADVARYAGSVNDLDNALRDARVLARRVASMLRHGERAPERLTESVETLVTAVRIYADEFASAVDLERANERLVHASDLAMHAMGDRLTVNTASIAAQVRSLAADLLMAGGVPRSALDDLLDVD
- a CDS encoding GroES family chaperonin encodes the protein MDAKLPIRMLHDRLLVALDTEAGDRRSSGGIVIPATAAMGRRLGWARVEAVGSQVRAVEVGDRVLFDPEDRAEVEVRGESFILLRERDLHAVASPRIDEGQTGLYL
- a CDS encoding DUF3618 domain-containing protein; translated protein: MARGNPDPAQTSPDVIVDELEVLLTRLSGNIDELVDRVKPGNVAKRQVQRVKEYFVDEQTGPRFEHIVPVVVGTVGTIAGFALLRRLLK
- the bcp gene encoding thioredoxin-dependent thiol peroxidase, with product MTTRLQPGDPAPDFTLPTDDGRSVTLSDLRGRRVIVYFYPAAMTPGCTKQACDFSDSIDRLQAEGFEVLGISPDQPEKLAKFRERDGLGITLLSDPDKQVLGAYGAFGEKKLYGKVVQGVIRSTFVIDAEGVVEVAQYNVKATGHVAKLRRDLGLDAA
- a CDS encoding SDR family oxidoreductase, which gives rise to MKSTGGRTALVTGAASGIGRAVAERLDSAGWTLGLIDLDAEGLARTTAGLDAAHAEVADVRSADEVGRAVTAITDALGPLDALACAAGVLVPGGLRDTTAADWQRHFDVNTTGVLHCLQAAEPHLNDGGAVAVVGSNAARVPRTGMLAYSASKAATAALVRAAGLELAARGIRCNVVEPGSTDTAMQRDLWPDPEAGRRAALDGDPGTYRVGIPLRRIADPDDVAALVAFLVSPDARHITLQQILVDGGASL